In one Magallana gigas chromosome 7, xbMagGiga1.1, whole genome shotgun sequence genomic region, the following are encoded:
- the LOC105325784 gene encoding leucine-rich repeat-containing protein 14: MQTTLWYDNYQGAVYPLDLHAAPAIGRFQKSTSSLVETCCKFIVRDSNFTSYIVNIVPKELRVCLMKEALKENKDRAIEVLLSNWHMEALVLRELTPNIFTSLKPLHDTYYLSDIVRQGLRYTTCLAHTFLECVKKKMPTRLRYLDLSGFPTAEVILYYLATHCMLAHNEARQTAMVNMYNTAIQYLPTNRTSMHADNCLPESVLVIKLDAFVTSDQTHAELCKALKVSGFPESKLRLCIEKLDATCLGEPKITIMLKQIDRRSLKGIRLKYNSLTCDEFIKMEPELRRFENLTALDLSCNTIHLYQNDTVCERMSETLSLLPQLTRLDLSNNRIKNRLRHILQNMNQSLRYLRLCGCGLTNLDLTYLAHSHHAPALQEVDISENTLTACTRSLGQFFCEAGSSLCVFEAEDTKLTDEVLLILVHHFRSLKNLLYMNIAENNFSANTLQCFMQVFASLPAVTTVRIPYCRECYRLDETITDDMISMRKMQSIVDLYAVTDQVRGEHKERLKIVATEMSRIDMEHI; the protein is encoded by the exons ATGCAGACAACGCTTTGGTATGACAATTACCAGGGAGCGGTGTATCCTTTAGATCTACATGCTGCTCCAGCGATCGGTCGTTTCCAGAAATCGACGTCTTCTCTGGTTGAAACATGCTGCAAATTCATTGTGCGAGACTCAAACTTTACTTCATACATTGTTAACATTGTTCCAAAGGAGCTCCGAGTGTGTTTGATGAAAGAAGCTTTAAAG gagaaCAAAGACAGAGCCATTGAAGTTTTGTTATCCAACTGGCACATGGAAGCGCTGGTTTTGAGAGAGCTTACTCCGAATATATTCACGTCGCTAAAACCTCTGCATGACACCTATTACCTCTCTGATATTGTAAGACAAGGACTGCGGTATACAACATGTCTGGCCCACACTTTTCTAGAATGTGTGAAGAAGAAGATGCCAACTAGGTTGCGCTATCTTGATTTGTCTGGATTTCCAACAG CTGAAGTCATCTTGTACTACCTCGCCACACACTGTATGCTTGCCCACAATGAGGCCCGACAGACCGCCATGGTCAACATGTACAACACTGCCATCCAGTACCTCCCAACCAACAGGACATCCATGCATGCCGATAACTGTCTGCCAGAGTCCGTGT TGGTGATTAAACTCGATGCATTTGTGACATCAGACCAGACTCATGCTGAGTTGTGTAAAGCTTTGAAGGTGTCCGGATTTCCAGAGAGTAAACTGAGACTGTGCATTGAGAAATTGGATGCCACATGCCTTGGAGAACCCAAGATTACAATAATGTTGAAACAAATAGACAGAAGG TCTTTAAAAGGAATTAGACTCAAGTACAACTCATTAACTTGTGATGAATTCATCAAGATGGAACCAGAACTAAGAAGATTTGAGAATCTCACTGCCTTAGACCTGTCATGTAACACCATCCACCTTTATCAAAATGACACTGTCTGTGAAAGAATGTCAGAAACTCTATCCCTACTTCCACAACTTACAAGGCTTGATCTAAGCAACAATCGCATCAAAAACAGGCTGCGGCACATACTACAGAACATGAACCAATCGCTGAGGTACTTGAGACTCTGTGGATGCGGTCTGACCAATCTAGATTTGACCTATCTTGCCCATTCCCATCATGCCCCAGCACTCCAGGAAGTGGATATCAGCGAGAACACTTTAACGGCTTGTACTAGAAGTCTTGGTCAGTTTTTCTGTGAAGCTGGCTCTAGTCTGTGTGTGTTTGAAGCAGAAGATACAAAACTGACTGATGAGGTCTTGCTGATCCTTGTCCATCATTTTCGAAGCCTAAAAAACTTGTTGTACATGAATATTGCAGAAAATAACTTTAGCGCCAATACTCTTCAGTGTTTTATGCAGGTTTTTGCATCACTACCTGCAGTGACTACTGTGCGCATTCCATATTGTAGGGAATGCTATCGGTTGGATGAAACAATCACAGACGATATGATTAGCATGAGGAAAATGCAGTCTATCGTGGACCTTTATGCTGTGACTGATCAAGTCAGGGGCGAACACAAGgaaagattaaaaattgttGCCACTGAAATGTCAAGAATTGATATGGAACATAtataa